In a genomic window of Infirmifilum sp. NZ:
- a CDS encoding 2-oxoacid:acceptor oxidoreductase family protein, with amino-acid sequence MDVSFDVIWLGRGGQGAVTAAMLLAQAAVNRGLYALAIPFFGAERRGAPVFAYNRVSGGTIHVRSRVERGDVVAVLDPSLVKMYSLERLAKPGGSVVVNATGCEGVKGGFKGYWVDATGIAEDLGLRVAGWALVNMPMLGAVARVSNLVGESELEEAVKQLIKVHVDKNIEAVRRGWNGVGQC; translated from the coding sequence ATGGATGTATCATTTGACGTAATCTGGCTCGGGAGGGGCGGGCAGGGCGCTGTAACAGCTGCGATGCTGCTGGCGCAGGCCGCGGTCAACAGGGGGTTGTACGCGCTCGCAATACCCTTTTTCGGGGCGGAGAGGCGCGGAGCTCCTGTTTTCGCGTACAACAGGGTCTCCGGCGGGACGATCCACGTTAGGTCCCGCGTTGAACGGGGGGATGTTGTCGCGGTGCTGGACCCCTCGCTGGTCAAAATGTACAGCTTGGAGAGGTTAGCGAAGCCCGGGGGGAGCGTCGTGGTCAACGCCACCGGGTGTGAAGGCGTGAAGGGGGGCTTTAAAGGGTACTGGGTCGACGCTACGGGGATCGCGGAGGACCTGGGGCTCAGGGTCGCGGGGTGGGCGCTCGTCAACATGCCAATGCTCGGTGCCGTTGCCAGGGTCTCCAACCTTGTGGGGGAGTCTGAGCTCGAGGAAGCTGTCAAACAGCTCATTAAGGTCCACGTGGATAAGAACATTGAAGCCGTAAGGAGGGGGTGGAACGGTGTCGGGCAGTGTTGA